In Amia ocellicauda isolate fAmiCal2 chromosome 7, fAmiCal2.hap1, whole genome shotgun sequence, the genomic window AATATTAGAAATATGTACAACCAATGAagtttgtatacatttaaaaatcaaaaagcTATTCAAAAAGCAAGCAGTTGTTCTTTAAATATATCCTAATTCAAAGTCAAACCCCTAACCAATTTTGCTGATgcatataaatgttttttcaaaCTCTCTTGTATGGTTACTGCATTACCTCAGTCTTGAGATTTAGACAAGCTGAATATTTGAGAGGAAACACCTCCCCTTAATCACTAACAGGAACAAGCCTCTTGATTTTCTGTCAAAAAGGCTCAGACTGTGGTAACGTCCAGACAAATGGGTAAAGTAAGTtgcaatttaaatgtttccgAATTCAGATATCCATTATTTACAGCAACATACAGCCTGGTGCTTGTTTTTGGCCTGCCACTAAATGTGATGTCTTTATGGGTTTTCTTTAAAAGACTAGGGCTGCATACTGTTCCAGTCATTTACATGGCAAACCTAGCCATGTCTGATCTACTTTTTGTACTTTCCTTACCTCTGAGGATTTACTATTTTGCCACAGCTAACTGGCCTTTTGGAGACGTGTTGTGTATGATACCAGGAACAGTGTTTTCTGTTAATATTTATTCCAGCTCTTTGTTCATTACCCTAATCAGTGTGGATCGGTTCTTGGCTGTTGTTTACCCTCTGCGATCAAGGGCAATCCGCACTCCAAAGTTTGCTGGAATTGCCTGTGTGACAGTGTGGATTTTCATAAGCGGGCTCAGTGTCCCTGTCGCTCTAAACCACAACGCAGTCTGGGACAGTGATACCAACGTCTCAcgttgttttgaatgttttccgGAACAGAACTGGAAATTTGGATTTATTATACTCTGCAGCATCACAGCACTAGGAATCCTGATACCATTCATAATCATCATGAGCTCCACTGTGATCGTCataaagaaactgaaaacagaaaGAATCTGTTCGACTTTGTTTGAAAAGAATAAGATCATCAGGATGTTTCTAGCCAACTTGCTCATGTATGCCTTGTGCTTCATTCCTTTTCACGTTGCATTCATTCTGTATGGCTTGCATAAACTCGAATACATAGATTACAACTTCTTTGACGCCCAAACTATTACAATGTGCTTAGCCAGCACCAACAGTTGCCTGGATCCtaccatttattatttttctataaaTGCTTTCAGCCGACGAAAAACCAGCGAAGTGGAGCTGAAAACACTGAGAACTTCTACATACAAGTAGTCTGGTATGACTGCTTGCCTATTTTATTGCCATTCGCCAAACCAATCAGGAGCAAATAAATGTATGCAGTCCTCAAATACCCATCATGGTTTGTAAACCCACCACGCATGCAAAACCTTCAACTGCAGAAACACAAATACAGCTCTTATTCCATTGCTGTTCACATCCATCATTGGAGAAAAATGCAACTTTCCACGTGAAACAGAAGAGCCAATATGCTACCCTACACTCATCAAAAGGGTTCCCTAACTCAATGAACACCAGGAATGACCATCACCTCACCTCCAGTCAATGCAAAAAATCTATGGCTTTCAGAGTGACAGACATGCATGTGAATACTTCTTCAGTGAAACACCCTGTGTGGCAGAACTGTAACATCCTCATCTAGCCTGGACAATACTGAAGATGACAAGTTAACAAATTAATGACAACTTTTTCTGTTACTATAAGGAACACTACCTGAAGAGGTTGctacatttcttttttctttgttctttgttCATTGTTCTGCATTGCTTATAAAAAGAGTTTGCAGCCAGTACACTCTAGGTCAACATACCTAGTAAAGATGCTGCATTTGtaataaatagattaatattGCTTCTTTTATTTGATGCACTTCatagaacacattttgtataggttgcatttgttttgtttttattgtttgtggAAAAACACCTCGACTTAAACTAGGTTCATCACCAATTGTGTTCTATAACTAAGTGTATTAATAACAGTTTCAGGCTTTTATTAGTCTTCTGTTACATAACACTGTTTTGTATGATTTTGCTTCATCTAAAAGTTCAGGCTTAGATCAGTTCAGTTTAAACAGACAACATGTTTTACAGGTGTATAGGACTGTTCTGAATTCACCTACAGGAAAGTTATactataaaatatgttttttattcatCATATCTGTaacaaaggttaaaaaaaagctGTACAAAAGTCTACAACTGTTTCCTCTctcttggggaaaaaaaattaagaggaaACAAAAATGGGTGGTGTTCAGTAAAGATGCAGATACCATCATGATAAAAGGAAACTTACCCTTAAGAACAAAACCACAAACCATATACCACTTATAAACagtttaacatgcaaatgaacAGTTCAACGTTAGTATTTCAAtagatttaatttacaatgcatATTAACTAACCTAATATAGATTTCCAAATTAAAGATTTTAACTATCTGTTATTGACTTGTTCTTcatgctttattattttttaaaggcatGTCCCAATGCAATTAGAAATAAGCTGTACACGTGAAGTACATACAGAGCTACAAAAGATTGCTTGacgtttaaattaatatttaacatcAGATATTGCACCTTCTCATTGTGTACACATTAAAAAAGggttaatgtatatgtattaaagCTTATGAGTAAACTAAATTGATTTATAAAATGATATAACCTCGTCATATTCTGAAATGTAAAATTGCTGTTTGATCGATGGGGAGGAAAGTGCACCCTTTAATATGAAAGGTAAAACTTTTTTTCCCCTAATTTTTGTGAGGAGTATTTAATGAGTTAATCCAAACAGAAATGATCAAATATACAGAGTCATACCCTGGGCTACATTAAGAAAAGTGTAAATCAAATCACCCTGAACTGTGGCTCTAATAATTCAGTGCAATAATGAGTGGGCGAAGTACTGACATCAATTAATATCTAATATGCTTTTGACATATGTTCTTCCTTCCTAGCATTTGCTTGTGTATTGTCAAAGCAGGCACTATCTTGCCAGGAACCAAAGCAGTTGTTTTTGTACTGAAAGACGGAAGcacatttatgaagtgtaaagatTGATGGAGCAGAAACAACCATTTTAACTCCCAAAGAACATCTGATATTACATTACCCAATTCCTATTTATAGAATACATGTGAAAAAATATTTGGGCTTTTTGGGAGGGACCTTTAACAAACTTTCACCATCAAAAGGCATTCACCATACCCTCTTGCAGAAACATCTTAAGGAGGTCCACTTTCTTTCAGAATTAGAAACATTTTTACAAATAAggccacacacacagaaacacactgcaTTATATTAAGCCCAATCATTAGTGAAAATACTTGTGTAttgactacacacacacacacctctataCTGACTCATTAGTACTGCCCTTCTATTATAAATATGACAGATCCTTTCTCTAAGAAACAGAGCCTGCAGTAAAACCCTGGCACTAACGCCACCATATGGCTAGCCAGCTGTATGCATCGGGATTTGTATGAAGATTTTATGAACAAGTAAGCCTTTAGTGTGCACAGTGGAACTTTAATTTCTGGAAGGAATGGAGATTTCTGAATATGACCAAAATGTACCATGCCTTCACACATCCTTGAAAGAGGAATCATCCTGGATCCaaactttaaaaatgttgaGAGATGCAAGAAAGGTACTGCTACAGATGCTGAGGCAGAATGGAATTGCTTGAAATCCCAAAAACACTCTGTAAGCATGCAGTGAAGATTAACTCTTTGGCAAGACCATAGTCTAAAACTGAATACAGTTCCTTGAGGTACTGTTCAGAATTTTAATTTTCAACAAATCATAAGGCAACAGATTAAATAACATTAGTCCCAAACAGCGACAAAGCATAATGAGGCATCACGAGTTGGTAAGTAGGTCATTCTGCAAAGGAAATAATCCCTTCAAACTGACAGAGCTGCCATCAgcctcatgtgtgtgtgttgctgagcAGGATTCATTAGCACTTCtggacatttaaaaatgaaactgaCCAAGACCATAGGATTTACTAGTTTATTAATAGATAGGACTTCATAGCAGACAAAATATACAGACCGGTTGAAGGTATCATATGTAGACATTTAATATTAAGTTCCCGTACAATAGCAGTAACTTCAGTTCGTCAATGAACCAAGGCTTTTTTTCATTAtcttataaaatattattttaatgcagGAATGAGAAAAACATGCAGAGTAAGTAAAAAGAGGACAAAAAGGAGCAGAGCACAGCCTTtatgagaaattaaaataacGTTCAGAGCAATGGGAGAGATCTGCCGAAGCACAAAAGACTGTGTTTCCCTCAATAGGATGGTCATGAAAAGGACAAGGAACTAGCATTGCGAAAagagctgtgttttttttatgcataaaaccattttaatcaatcagtctttttttaatgtattatagcTCTATTAACTAGATTTCCAAAATAAGATTAATTATCACTGCAAATACTTGGTGGCGTCTGTAGGTATTGGTCATGGTGTACTGCACTAGAGACTAGTCGTCtggtaaaatacaaaaaagaaaatgaggcCTTACTAGTTTTGGTTCCACAGAACTGTCCACTTTATGGCTTACCCTGACACTTTCTGAAATACAGGGAAGGGGGGGGAAGAGCCACTAGATAAGTGTAGATTTGTAAATAAGGAGAGTGCAATGAAATAGATAAAGACAAGGCGGGAAGTCAGTCGTGAAGTGATACAATAAACCTACAAAA contains:
- the LOC136753289 gene encoding lysophosphatidic acid receptor 6-like, with the translated sequence MGKVSCNLNVSEFRYPLFTATYSLVLVFGLPLNVMSLWVFFKRLGLHTVPVIYMANLAMSDLLFVLSLPLRIYYFATANWPFGDVLCMIPGTVFSVNIYSSSLFITLISVDRFLAVVYPLRSRAIRTPKFAGIACVTVWIFISGLSVPVALNHNAVWDSDTNVSRCFECFPEQNWKFGFIILCSITALGILIPFIIIMSSTVIVIKKLKTERICSTLFEKNKIIRMFLANLLMYALCFIPFHVAFILYGLHKLEYIDYNFFDAQTITMCLASTNSCLDPTIYYFSINAFSRRKTSEVELKTLRTSTYK